The Marinitoga litoralis genome contains a region encoding:
- a CDS encoding Ig-like domain-containing protein, with the protein MRKKIVLVMIVFIGILITSCMNLNNPPTIPNNPVPADKAKDVPVNTTLSWNATDPDKDILIYKVYFGENSNPLFVNKGQVDNKYNPGILKYNTTYYWKIVVSDGKGGETSSPVWSFTTERNNPLVKPNTEVPTNGSMNIEITPYFSWRSSDPEDDPITYDFYFGESIETLELYKSKLEKSNYNMTDRVLNYNTKYYWKIVAKDSKGFKTEGDIWSFTTKPQNTAPELEITYPENNSTNIELNPTITWSATDNENDEIKYKVYINGELKADNYTSKSYQLSNLNTNTTYTVKIIAIDEYNATREKTISFTTTKAPTISLNKPDNNSIVIGKEITLSWTASDPDNDALTFDIYLDKNTNPITKVKSDITETITTVTVTDYGTYYWKVVAKDVKEAKTESIVYSFTTKINQWQKTFGGSDLDSAHSIEQTTDGGFIVAGYTKSNDGDVTGNHGLYSYDYWIIKLDENGNLEWQKTFGGSDSDSAHSIEQTTDGGFIVAGYTKSNDGDVTGNHGGADYWIIKLDSNGNLEWQKTFGGSNWDYAQSIEQTTDGGFIVAGYTWSNDGDVTGNHGLYSYDYWIIKLDENGNLEWQKTFGGSDSDSAHSIEQTTDGGFIVAGSTRSYDGDVTGDKGDYDYWIIKLDESGNLK; encoded by the coding sequence ATGAGAAAGAAGATAGTATTGGTGATGATTGTATTTATAGGGATATTAATCACATCATGTATGAACTTAAATAATCCACCAACAATACCAAATAATCCAGTGCCTGCAGATAAGGCAAAAGATGTTCCCGTTAATACAACATTAAGTTGGAATGCTACAGATCCAGATAAGGATATACTAATATACAAAGTATATTTTGGCGAAAATAGCAATCCACTATTTGTTAATAAGGGACAAGTGGATAACAAATATAATCCTGGAATATTAAAATATAATACAACATACTATTGGAAAATAGTTGTGTCTGATGGAAAAGGTGGAGAAACTTCATCACCTGTTTGGAGTTTTACAACAGAAAGGAACAATCCGCTTGTAAAACCTAATACTGAAGTTCCTACAAATGGTTCAATGAATATAGAAATAACCCCATATTTTAGCTGGAGATCATCAGATCCTGAAGATGATCCAATAACATATGATTTTTATTTTGGTGAAAGTATAGAAACGTTAGAATTATATAAGTCTAAATTAGAAAAATCTAATTATAATATGACAGACAGAGTTTTGAATTATAATACTAAATATTATTGGAAAATAGTAGCTAAAGATAGTAAAGGGTTCAAGACAGAAGGAGATATATGGTCATTCACTACTAAACCACAAAACACAGCACCAGAATTAGAAATAACTTATCCAGAAAATAATTCAACAAATATAGAATTAAATCCAACAATCACATGGAGTGCAACAGATAATGAAAATGATGAAATTAAATACAAAGTATATATAAATGGAGAATTAAAAGCGGATAATTACACATCAAAATCATATCAATTATCCAACTTAAATACTAATACAACATACACAGTAAAAATAATAGCAATAGATGAATATAATGCAACAAGAGAAAAAACAATATCATTTACAACAACAAAAGCACCAACAATATCATTAAATAAACCAGATAATAATTCCATAGTAATAGGAAAAGAAATAACATTATCATGGACAGCAAGTGATCCAGATAATGATGCTTTGACATTTGATATATATTTAGATAAAAACACTAACCCAATAACAAAAGTAAAATCAGATATAACAGAAACAATTACAACAGTAACAGTAACTGATTATGGTACATACTATTGGAAAGTGGTGGCCAAAGATGTTAAGGAAGCTAAAACTGAAAGTATTGTATATTCATTTACTACCAAAATTAATCAATGGCAAAAAACTTTTGGAGGTTCAGATTTGGATTCTGCACACTCAATCGAACAAACAACAGATGGAGGATTTATTGTTGCTGGATACACAAAGTCAAATGATGGAGATGTTACAGGAAATCATGGATTATATTCATATGATTATTGGATAATAAAGCTAGATGAGAATGGAAATTTAGAATGGCAAAAAACTTTTGGAGGTTCAGATTCGGATTCTGCACACTCAATCGAACAAACAACAGATGGAGGATTTATTGTTGCTGGATACACAAAGTCAAATGATGGAGATGTTACAGGAAATCATGGAGGAGCAGATTATTGGATAATAAAATTAGATTCAAACGGTAATTTAGAATGGCAAAAAACTTTTGGAGGTTCAAATTGGGATTATGCACAATCAATCGAACAAACAACAGATGGAGGATTTATTGTTGCTGGATACACATGGTCAAATGATGGAGATGTTACAGGAAATCATGGATTATATTCATATGATTATTGGATAATAAAGCTAGATGAGAATGGAAATTTAGAATGGCAAAAAACTTTTGGAGGTTCAGATTCGGATTCTGCACACTCAATCGAACAAACA
- a CDS encoding S41 family peptidase, with amino-acid sequence MSRRTKSIITVLLIIFSFVLLWANTNNTKDIEKLYLEKFQEPIYTLLYYINNIYYEKDKVDYDKILDSTLKGLVEGLNDPFAWYLDSQQVTESKIEESGEYGGLGILVSYDSKLEAIRIVSPMVGTPAYEAGLQADDLIISVDGSPVSEIGYIGAVNKMRGTPGTKVQIEIFREGWEETKKITLIRAKIETVTAKYKVFSSDDFKIGYIKLTNFAEKSASEMQKALKAVEKENVNGLVLDLRNNPGGFLNVAIDIASMFIKDKTIVTVRYFDGSEEIIKPKTYEHFDFVDKLPIVVLVNKSSASASEILTGALKDNKIATIVGKTTYGKAAVQRPIPLSNGGEVWLPIGHYFTPSGNDIHLKGINPDVEIDNPEKEIKDVEQLEAKNTTTFEAVIDLENDLQLLKAVEILKSEEDN; translated from the coding sequence TTGTCAAGAAGAACTAAAAGCATTATTACAGTATTACTTATTATTTTTTCATTTGTATTATTATGGGCAAATACCAATAATACTAAAGATATAGAGAAATTGTATCTAGAGAAATTCCAAGAACCAATATATACATTATTATATTATATAAATAATATATATTATGAAAAAGATAAAGTTGATTATGACAAAATTTTAGATTCTACATTAAAAGGTTTAGTTGAAGGATTAAATGATCCCTTTGCTTGGTATTTAGATTCACAACAAGTTACTGAAAGTAAAATTGAAGAATCTGGAGAGTATGGTGGTTTAGGTATTTTAGTAAGTTATGATTCAAAATTAGAAGCTATTAGAATAGTCAGTCCTATGGTTGGAACACCTGCATATGAAGCAGGGCTTCAAGCTGATGATTTAATAATTAGCGTTGATGGATCACCAGTATCTGAAATAGGTTATATAGGTGCTGTTAATAAAATGAGAGGGACTCCTGGTACTAAAGTACAAATAGAAATATTTAGAGAAGGTTGGGAAGAAACAAAAAAGATTACTTTAATTAGAGCAAAAATTGAAACAGTTACTGCAAAATATAAAGTTTTTTCAAGTGATGATTTTAAAATAGGATATATTAAATTAACTAACTTTGCAGAAAAAAGCGCGTCTGAAATGCAAAAAGCTTTAAAAGCTGTTGAAAAAGAAAATGTAAATGGTTTAGTTTTAGATTTAAGAAATAACCCTGGTGGATTTTTAAACGTAGCTATAGATATAGCAAGTATGTTTATTAAAGATAAAACAATAGTAACTGTAAGATATTTTGATGGTTCTGAGGAAATAATAAAACCTAAAACATATGAACATTTTGATTTTGTAGATAAATTACCAATTGTTGTTTTAGTTAATAAATCATCTGCTTCAGCATCTGAAATATTGACAGGTGCATTAAAAGATAATAAAATAGCTACAATTGTAGGAAAAACTACATATGGTAAAGCTGCTGTTCAAAGACCTATACCATTATCTAACGGTGGAGAAGTTTGGTTACCTATAGGACATTATTTCACTCCAAGTGGAAATGATATTCATTTAAAAGGAATTAATCCTGATGTTGAAATAGATAATCCTGAAAAAGAAATAAAAGATGTAGAACAATTAGAAGCAAAAAATACAACAACTTTTGAAGCGGTAATTGATTTAGAAAATGATTTACAATTATTAAAGGCTGTTGAAATTTTAAAATCAGAGGAAGATAATTGA
- a CDS encoding nucleoside kinase — MRYELTINDKSIYVEKGTTYLEAIKNIQHPLKILAVKHNNNIKELGKVIEDSGKLELLDVSTIDGFRIYQRGVLYLLYMSLKELYPDDKLYVHHSIGDGLYCELKSGKPSQKKLEILKEKMIEYVQKDLPFNKKTINKFKAMKMFENVGLKDKSDLFKYRKKDKVNIYICDKYFNYFYGYMPPSTGYTDQFDLIAIDNGFVIIHPTPKSPNRIPEYKHFPKLSYTFNEYKEWLKILEVSTVGELNELISKGPNDVIELIRVSEALHEKKYAQIADDIIKRKNVKLILIAGPSSSGKTTSAKRLSLQLKVNGLKPIPISLDDYFVDREKTPKDENGNYDFESIHALNLDLFNMHLTKLLNGEEVELPKFDFVHGKSLPSGKKIKLEPGQILIVEGIHGLNETLTASIPRDYKYKIYVSALTQMNLDSMNRITTTDTRLIRRIVRDFKFRGHNALATLKMWPSVRRGEERNIFPYQEEADVMFNSNLIYELSVLKIFAEPLLLSVDNCHSEYSEAKRLLKFLDYFLPITELEEIPRTSIIREFIGRSTFKY; from the coding sequence GTGAGATACGAATTAACAATCAATGATAAATCTATATATGTTGAAAAGGGAACAACCTATTTAGAAGCTATAAAAAATATTCAACATCCATTAAAAATATTAGCTGTAAAACACAATAATAACATAAAAGAATTAGGTAAAGTAATAGAAGATTCTGGGAAATTAGAACTATTAGACGTTTCCACTATAGATGGATTCAGAATATACCAAAGAGGTGTTTTATACCTATTATATATGTCTTTAAAAGAATTATATCCTGATGATAAATTATATGTACATCATTCAATTGGAGATGGATTATACTGTGAATTAAAAAGCGGGAAACCTTCACAAAAAAAACTTGAAATTTTAAAAGAGAAAATGATAGAATATGTACAAAAGGATTTACCTTTTAATAAAAAGACAATTAATAAATTTAAAGCAATGAAAATGTTTGAAAATGTTGGATTGAAAGATAAGTCTGACTTATTTAAATATAGAAAAAAAGATAAAGTCAATATATATATTTGTGATAAATATTTTAATTATTTTTATGGGTACATGCCTCCATCTACTGGTTATACTGATCAATTTGATTTAATCGCTATTGACAATGGATTTGTTATTATACATCCAACACCAAAATCACCAAATAGAATACCTGAATATAAGCATTTCCCTAAATTATCGTATACATTTAATGAGTATAAAGAATGGTTAAAAATATTAGAAGTAAGTACTGTGGGAGAATTAAATGAATTAATATCTAAAGGTCCAAATGATGTTATAGAATTAATACGTGTATCCGAAGCTCTTCATGAAAAAAAATATGCTCAAATAGCTGATGATATAATTAAAAGAAAAAATGTTAAGTTAATTCTAATTGCTGGTCCTTCATCATCTGGAAAAACAACTTCTGCTAAAAGATTATCTTTACAATTAAAAGTAAACGGATTAAAACCTATTCCTATATCATTAGATGATTATTTTGTAGATAGAGAAAAAACACCTAAAGATGAAAATGGTAATTATGATTTTGAATCAATTCATGCTTTAAACTTAGATCTCTTTAATATGCATCTAACAAAATTATTAAATGGTGAAGAAGTTGAATTACCTAAATTTGATTTCGTTCATGGAAAAAGCCTTCCAAGTGGCAAAAAAATAAAATTAGAACCAGGACAAATACTCATTGTTGAAGGAATTCACGGATTAAATGAAACATTAACCGCTAGTATCCCAAGGGATTATAAATATAAGATATATGTTAGTGCATTAACTCAAATGAATTTGGATTCTATGAATAGAATTACCACAACAGATACTAGATTAATTAGAAGAATAGTTAGAGATTTCAAATTTAGAGGCCATAATGCTTTAGCTACATTAAAAATGTGGCCAAGTGTTAGAAGAGGTGAAGAAAGAAACATATTCCCATACCAAGAAGAAGCAGATGTCATGTTTAATTCAAATTTAATATATGAACTTTCTGTATTAAAAATATTTGCTGAACCTTTATTATTATCTGTTGATAATTGTCATTCGGAATATTCAGAAGCAAAAAGATTATTAAAATTCTTAGATTATTTTTTACCTATTACAGAATTAGAAGAGATTCCAAGAACATCTATTATTAGAGAGTTTATAGGTAGAAGTACATTTAAATATTAA